The DNA window ATAGGGAAGAAAAAATCCCAGGTAATTGTTTTCAGGTGCAATTTCATAAGGAAGGATTTCATTTTTCTTTTTCAGAAGGACAATTGGTGTCTGCCAGGATTTCAGCAACTTTTTTTCAAAATTATTTATATAGCAGAATTTCTCTATAACTTTTAAATTTCTTGCCATTAAAGCAAATGGTTTCCCGTATCTTTTCTTCCTTTCCCTTAAAAATTTAACTGCCTTTTCATTTTCAGCATCACATGCAAGATGATAACCACCAATTCCTTTAATTCCCAATATTTTCCCCATTTTAATTAATTCTGAGCCCTTTTTAATAGCATCAACATTTTCAGCAACTTCTTTCCCTTTATTATCAAAAAGTTTTAAAGTTGGACCGCATGTAAAACAGCAGTTTGGTTGGGCATGAAATCTTCTTGAATAAACATCTTTATATTCCTTCTGACAGGTATCACACATAATAAATTCATCCATAGTTGTATTTTTTCTATCATAAGGAACTTTTTTTACAATTGTAAATCTCGGACCACAATCAGTACAGTTAATGAAAGGAAAAAGATACCTTCTATTTTTTTGATTGAAAAGTTCTCTTAAACATTTTTCACAGGTTGCTATATCAGGAGATATTTCAACTTCTCTTGTTTCTTCTTTTTTACTTTTAAGTATAAAAAAATCTTTCTCATTTTTAATATCTATCTTTCTTATATCTATTTCTTTTATCTCTGCTTTTGAAGGAGGGGATTTTCTTATTCTTTCTATAAAATATTCAATTTTGTTTTTCTCTCCTTCTATTTCAATCAAAACACCACTTCCTGTATTACAAACATATCCTTTCAAACCCAAATTTTTTGCATATCTGTATATAGTAGGTCTGAAACCAACTCCCTGAACCTTTCCTTTTACCAAAATTCTATATCTTTCTTCCAATTTCATCCTTTAATAATCCTTGCAAACTTCTTTCCTGCTTCTATAAGTTTTTCCTCATCTTCTTTATTTGGTGCATTTTTTATAAGTATCGGGTCTAAAACTTTTTTAAATTTAAAACTTGCAGCAATTTTTTCTATACTTTCAATTGCTTTTCCACCTCCACCATGAGTTAAAAAGGCAAAATATGGTTTTCCTTCAACTTTTCCCCTTGAAGGATAAAAAGTCCTGTCAAAAAAGTCCTTCAGTCCTCCAGCCATATAACTGAAATAATCAGGCGAACCAATAACTATACCATCACAGGAAAGTAAATCGTCAATATCTGCATCTATTCCCTTTTTCAGTACTACTTCAAGCCCTTCACTCTCAATTCCTTTTTTTATAATTTCTGCTGCTTTTTCAGTATTTCCACCAAGAGTATAATAAACAATCAATATTTTTCTCATTTTTCACCTCCTGTTTTCATTTTTATTTTATCATTTATATTTTTTAAATCTAACAAGTTTTCAAAAATCTCTACATCAAACATAATTTTCTCCTTAGAAGTTGATAAAATACAAATAGAAAAAATTTTTCTTTTTCACCTATCTTAACCTGAAAGAAAATTTTACTTGACAAAAAAAAATTTAGGGTATATTATTATTTACATTTTTATTTGTGATTTTTTTCACAAAGTAAAGAAATTTTAAAAATGATACTATTAATTTTACTTTTGCCTTTTTTAGGAGCATTTTTGAGAAAGTTTTTTCCAAAGAGATTTTCTCTTTTTATTGCAACTTTAATTACACTTATAGAAATTTTACTGATTTTTTATTTTGTTCAAATTACAGAAAATGTTTATGAAATGAAGTTTGATTTGGGTGGTATTTTATTCATATATGATGACCTTGGAATAATCTTTTCAATTACATCATGCTTTATTGCTTTTTTAATTTTTCTTTATTCCTTTGGATACTTTAAAGAGGAAAAAGAAAGGGATTATTTCAGTTTCTGGGGTTTGATTTTTCTCGGAAGTATGCTCGGAGTTATTTTTTCAGACAATTTAATTTCTCTTTATTTTTTCTGGGAAATTGCAGGTCTATGTTCTTATAGATTAATCGGGTTTTATAGAGAAAAAGAGCATCTTCTGAAAGCAGACAAAGCATTTATGATAACAGTTGCAGGTGCTGGAATTATGTTTTTATCTTTTGCATACATATATTCAATTACAGGGACTTTTTCTCTTTCTGAAATGAAAGGCATTTCTGTTTCTCCTTTTGTTTTTCTTTTGTTTTTTATAGGGGTTATAACAAAATCAGCAACTTTTCCTTTTCATACATGGCTTCCAGATGCTTCAGTTGCTCCCACTCCTGTTACTGCATTTCTTCATGCAGCAGTTCTTGTAAAAATTGGTATTTATGGACTTTTAAGGATTTTCTGGAAGACACTAACAGTTGAAGGAAATATTGTCTGGGCATTGTATCTATGTATATTCAGCAGTTTAATAGCAGGTATTGTTGCTTTGATTGAAAATGATTTTAAAAAAATTCTTGCTTATTCAACTGTAAGTCAACTTGGATTTTTAATAACAGGTATCCTTACTTTTAATAATACAGGCATATCAGGGTCTTTAATTTTTTATATTGCACATGCTCTTGGAAAAGGAGGATTATTTTTAACTGCAGGACTTATGGAAAAAGTTTTTAAAACAAAAGATATAACAAAAATGGGTGGAGTTATGAAAAATATGCCCTTTTTAACTTTTGGGTATCTTTTTTCAATGTTTTCTGTTATAGGAATTCCACCTTTTGCTGGTTTTTTTGGTAAAATCAATATCATAATGGGCGTCTTAAAAAATCATTTACTGTTTGCTGGCTTTTTTTTAATTATAAGTTCAATACTTACACTTTTATATTTATGGAGAACATTTAAGTATGTTTTTATATTTGAAAATGCAACTTCTAATTTTGATTTTAATTATAAGGGCTCAAAAATAATGACTTTTTCTATTTTAACACTTGGTCTTTTTTCTTTTTTAATAGGTATAATGTTATTTTTTGTTAAAGGAGGAATTTTTGGATATTAAATTGTTATTTTTACCTGTTTTTGTAAGTTTTGGTTTTTCGTTTCTTAATCTTTTATTTTATGGAATTGGCAGGAATATCAGAAAATATCTTTCTATTTTTGGTTCTTTATTAGTACTCATTTCATCTATTTATATTTTGAAATACTCTGTCGCCCTTCATTCCAGTACATTACCAAACTGGGAAAATTTAAGTATATTTTTTGCAATATTAATTTCTGCTATAAGTTTATTCTGCATAATTTACTCTCAGTGGTATAATCCATCTGCAAATTTTGTTTATGATTCTTTGTTTTTCCTTTTTACAGGTTCAATGCTTGGTGTAGTTTTATCAGGTTCTTTAATATATTTTTATGTCTTCTGGGAATTGATGACAATTTCAAGTTTCTTTCTTGTTCTTTATGAAAATACAGAAGAGTCAAAAAATGCTTCAATAAAATATATTGTAATGACCGGTGCTGGAAGTATTTTCCTTTTATTTGGAATTATAGGAGTAAATTTCATTGAAAAAGGGATTATATGGAAGCATTTATTTTTCTTCTCAATTTTTATTGGAGCAGGTGTTAAAAGCGGGCTTTTCCCTTTATATAGTTGGGTTCCAGAAACATATCCTTCGTCACCAACCCCAATAAGCGCAATCCTATCAGGTCTTGCAAGCAAAATGGGAATATATGCTTTTATTAAATTTTATTTTACTATTTTTCAACCAGGATGGTCTATTGCCTGGGAAAATTTAATGATTATTACTGGAATGATTACACTTTTATCAGGAGTTTTACTTGCTTTAATACAGCATGATATTAAAAGATTGCTTGCATATCACAGTATAAGCCAGATTGGTTATATCTTCCTTGGAATTGCCTGTGGAACTTCAATTGGATTATGTGGAGGTCTTTATCATCTTCTAAATCACTCAATATTTAAATCACTTCTTTTCCTTGGAGCAGGTATCTTAATAAAAATGACACATTCAAGAGAACTTGAAAAATATGGAAGATTTTCTTCTATATTACCATTTACTTTTTATACTTTCTCAATTGCATCACTATCTATTTCAGGAATTCCACCTTTCAATGGTTTTGTTTCAAAATGGATAATATGTCAGGCACTTCTTGAAAAGAAAACAGGTATATCAATTTTTGCAATGATA is part of the bacterium genome and encodes:
- a CDS encoding proton-conducting transporter membrane subunit codes for the protein MDIKLLFLPVFVSFGFSFLNLLFYGIGRNIRKYLSIFGSLLVLISSIYILKYSVALHSSTLPNWENLSIFFAILISAISLFCIIYSQWYNPSANFVYDSLFFLFTGSMLGVVLSGSLIYFYVFWELMTISSFFLVLYENTEESKNASIKYIVMTGAGSIFLLFGIIGVNFIEKGIIWKHLFFFSIFIGAGVKSGLFPLYSWVPETYPSSPTPISAILSGLASKMGIYAFIKFYFTIFQPGWSIAWENLMIITGMITLLSGVLLALIQHDIKRLLAYHSISQIGYIFLGIACGTSIGLCGGLYHLLNHSIFKSLLFLGAGILIKMTHSRELEKYGRFSSILPFTFYTFSIASLSISGIPPFNGFVSKWIICQALLEKKTGISIFAMIISLLGSALTLASFIKVLNDAFLGVGKGEIKEKINERTPLIIIPFGFLALGCIVFGISPSLVINKIFSPIIGSIPTLNIKLINFISFWGYLSILVLFAGYIYLSRQTRKFKEKKVFVGGENIPKEITDFDGSHFYKTVYETNGIKDFYEIERKGLFDSYRISEKLFNFSSRISNKIEIFFSDVIYQKGREIILFITEKFRTFQNGLLPRYIFWIMAGLIFIMEVLKRW
- a CDS encoding NAD(P)H-dependent oxidoreductase, yielding MRKILIVYYTLGGNTEKAAEIIKKGIESEGLEVVLKKGIDADIDDLLSCDGIVIGSPDYFSYMAGGLKDFFDRTFYPSRGKVEGKPYFAFLTHGGGGKAIESIEKIAASFKFKKVLDPILIKNAPNKEDEEKLIEAGKKFARIIKG
- a CDS encoding proton-conducting transporter membrane subunit, with amino-acid sequence MILLILLLPFLGAFLRKFFPKRFSLFIATLITLIEILLIFYFVQITENVYEMKFDLGGILFIYDDLGIIFSITSCFIAFLIFLYSFGYFKEEKERDYFSFWGLIFLGSMLGVIFSDNLISLYFFWEIAGLCSYRLIGFYREKEHLLKADKAFMITVAGAGIMFLSFAYIYSITGTFSLSEMKGISVSPFVFLLFFIGVITKSATFPFHTWLPDASVAPTPVTAFLHAAVLVKIGIYGLLRIFWKTLTVEGNIVWALYLCIFSSLIAGIVALIENDFKKILAYSTVSQLGFLITGILTFNNTGISGSLIFYIAHALGKGGLFLTAGLMEKVFKTKDITKMGGVMKNMPFLTFGYLFSMFSVIGIPPFAGFFGKINIIMGVLKNHLLFAGFFLIISSILTLLYLWRTFKYVFIFENATSNFDFNYKGSKIMTFSILTLGLFSFLIGIMLFFVKGGIFGY